From a region of the Babylonia areolata isolate BAREFJ2019XMU chromosome 21, ASM4173473v1, whole genome shotgun sequence genome:
- the LOC143295683 gene encoding PH domain-containing protein DDB_G0274775-like, translating to MASCSDSISGSHTNSLSNRSDSHAGSEIEPNEIKGYLMKRARLSRKWKRVYFVLKNCDLLYYSTPQGDPKRIPLTNAEISESNVDKKQYAFRIKSKENGRTYYIHAENELSQNCWMQAICFAKAAGNDGSASAACVVQ from the exons ATGGCTTCCTGCTCCGATTCTATCTCGGGAAGTCATACAAACAGTCTGTCCAACCGCTCAGACAGCCATGCTGGCAGTGAAATCGAGCCGAACGAAATTAAAGGATACTTAATGAAGAGAGCAAGACTGAGTAGAAAATGGAAACGAGTTTATTTTGTCCTGAAAAACTGCGACCTTCTctactacagcacaccacag ggaGATCCCAAGAGAATTCCTCTGACAAACGCAGAAATTTCAGAGAGCAACGTAGACAAGAAGCAGTACGCATTCCGAATCAAGAGCAAAGAGAATGGCCGGACATATTACATCCATGCAGAAAATGAATTAAGTCAGAACTGCTGGATGCAAGCAATCTGTTTCGCCAAAGCAGCTGGGAATGATGGCTCTGCGTCAGCGGCCTGTGTTGTACAGTGA